One genomic region from Bacteroidota bacterium encodes:
- a CDS encoding T9SS type A sorting domain-containing protein: protein MKKNYHESKKTILAGMLAIASFSCTTKLNAQAAVNWRTELSNHPFSAFGEGDASSTEAFIDTVSNRIYRFNNDMFEEKGTYDYDPGTTKANKTGDVIACYDAATGKYLWANEIQHISTSGYVSLEAITTIGNKKGLFVAGSFTGKMKYGTTIFNSTNIPSTNNTFPSKDLFIFKLDENGKLLKSIIIKPIQQGGSSGGYVRAITTDVNGAVCVAFENYSGSLETYDVNPGTGINKAIINEGDVIIAKYDINLNYLNHNVISTFGNNIDVRTIVFDAGKNLVVNAVFAAYNNNGTDLDTKQAGKQSIVYTLANSGYSERQILIKYNSNLGLAWHKTFDQSLYSLKMNVDGTGAIYLGGVLTSGDIFTLSSTQKLKGPKDSARIFVAKYDKLGNYKSCFSETRKDRAYVDQYDFSIDSKNNIYFAGSLDYSVYMFKLKTASATNSFSQVWKNRIQNTNAIAENYLFGLTVLPVKNSVFLFGAIEGVATYKDLVNNPMSKFTVQSGHSEIAIKYTLSGAALSAEEQVEENSNISYKLSNNVSSINLSIYPNPATDVLTVKSTLSEIAVITIYNYNGVAVKTAQATEQETKLNISELPGGMYFVEVVGNDYKEIRKIIKQ, encoded by the coding sequence TTGAAAAAAAATTACCATGAAAGCAAAAAAACTATCCTTGCAGGAATGCTGGCAATAGCTTCATTCTCGTGTACTACAAAACTCAATGCTCAAGCAGCTGTTAATTGGCGGACAGAACTTAGCAACCATCCATTTTCGGCCTTTGGAGAGGGCGATGCATCGTCAACCGAAGCCTTTATAGATACCGTTAGCAATAGAATATATCGATTTAACAACGATATGTTCGAGGAAAAGGGAACATACGACTACGATCCAGGAACAACTAAAGCAAACAAAACAGGAGATGTTATTGCCTGCTACGATGCAGCGACAGGAAAATATCTTTGGGCTAATGAAATACAACACATATCTACTAGCGGCTACGTTTCTCTCGAAGCTATAACTACAATTGGCAACAAAAAAGGATTGTTTGTGGCAGGAAGTTTTACCGGAAAAATGAAATATGGAACAACTATTTTTAATTCCACAAATATACCATCTACAAACAACACATTTCCATCTAAAGATTTATTCATTTTCAAGTTGGATGAAAATGGGAAACTACTAAAGTCAATTATAATTAAACCTATTCAGCAAGGAGGATCTTCCGGAGGATACGTACGAGCAATTACCACAGATGTAAATGGTGCTGTATGTGTTGCCTTTGAAAACTACAGCGGCAGCTTGGAAACATATGATGTAAATCCAGGAACAGGAATTAATAAGGCGATTATAAACGAAGGAGATGTTATTATTGCCAAATATGATATAAATCTAAATTATTTAAACCACAATGTTATTTCAACATTTGGCAACAATATAGATGTTAGAACTATTGTCTTTGATGCAGGTAAAAACTTAGTAGTAAATGCAGTATTTGCAGCCTACAACAACAACGGAACAGATTTAGATACAAAGCAAGCTGGGAAACAAAGTATAGTTTATACGCTTGCTAATTCGGGCTATTCGGAGAGACAAATATTAATTAAATACAATTCCAACTTAGGGCTGGCATGGCACAAAACATTTGATCAATCGCTTTATTCATTGAAAATGAATGTTGACGGCACCGGAGCTATTTATTTAGGTGGAGTACTTACATCCGGAGATATTTTTACACTAAGTAGTACTCAAAAGCTGAAAGGACCAAAAGATAGTGCGCGCATATTTGTTGCGAAATATGACAAGCTGGGTAACTACAAATCGTGCTTTAGTGAAACCAGAAAAGATAGAGCTTATGTAGATCAATACGATTTTTCTATCGACAGCAAAAACAACATCTATTTTGCCGGTTCATTAGATTATTCTGTATATATGTTTAAACTAAAAACAGCTTCTGCTACAAACTCATTTAGTCAAGTTTGGAAAAACAGAATACAAAATACGAACGCGATAGCAGAAAACTATCTATTTGGACTTACGGTACTACCCGTTAAAAATAGTGTGTTTTTGTTTGGAGCAATAGAAGGAGTGGCAACTTATAAGGACTTGGTAAATAACCCGATGTCGAAGTTTACCGTACAGAGCGGCCATAGTGAAATAGCTATAAAATATACTTTATCCGGAGCAGCACTATCTGCTGAAGAGCAAGTAGAAGAGAATAGTAACATTTCCTATAAATTAAGCAATAATGTATCTTCTATTAATTTGTCTATCTACCCAAACCCAGCTACAGATGTACTTACTGTAAAAAGCACACTAAGTGAGATTGCTGTTATTACAATTTATAACTACAACGGAGTTGCAGTAAAAACAGCACAAGCCACCGAACAAGAAACAAAACTTAACATCTCTGAACTACCAGGTGGAATGTACTTTGTAGAGGTTGTTGGGAATGATTATAAAGAAATTAGAAAAATAATTAAACAATAA
- a CDS encoding T9SS type A sorting domain-containing protein, whose product MKTKIIISTVIFCLVYILSNSQSLGWAKQIGSTTGNDEGKSITVDAFGNIYTKGYFDNKVDFDPGVGVYNLTSNGPRDIFISKLNAAGNFVWAKQLTINNSNDLNLLLTTDATGSVYTTGNFSGTVDFDPGSGVFSLSSAGAGKDIFIQKLDSNGNFVWAKKIGANGVDLAASISVDALGNVYTTGQYTDVVDFDPGVGVFKLTAPTINPYLFICKINAVGNFVWAKSIETDGNTNYSSIKADALGNVYTVGEFKNAVDLDPGIGTYTVSAGVGPHTFVVKLNTSGNFVWAKHFESNSTTTAFSSRYIEMDTQGDLYVAGNFDGTITFDPGINIHTLSDLSAYNPGFVCKLNSAGNIKWVKKIDNVTIDRIVIDQNNNLYFSDFFYLNRSVLKVNAFGNVSWRLYFGYDLYINSMAVNNAGELFFTGRFSDKIDVDAGADTIYLSSNSYDDAFILKYNTLNPCANDECSNAQQLIPTTPQSLTLASFNLATQSIAPENCTGSTSLQANDVWFKFVADSTTNSIVVNHGQYDQPTIGVYNSCGGNLLACVDTPFTDDYTTLTYNNFVIGLTYFIRVYANSLPLLDYDFSICVTNKPINPSNDDCTGALPITIAANDSVCNPLKVNTDFATNSNQYSTCWNATKNDMDDDVWYKFTATSQNIGMAVSNLSGYTYSSWSKYISYALYSGAPDSLTQVDCGSNLPYATKGFKDLVIGQTYYLQVMFGETYYRGTFDLCLFQRPAIDECSTTSAMLIPNSTCNFVSGTLEKATKSPMYNTSSWNTCDYGNSSFNELRDVWYKFVASNTFNTITVNPSIGLDVILAVFDSCGGVPFICENNNPQGGLENNTHGNYSVGKTYYIRVREYTSNSTTSTFNICITQPTSGFSATATSTPIKCNGASDGVVNVTAVGGTQPYNYSWNTNPAQHTQVATGVPAGTYVCLITDANNSTALAAIILKQPSALQITSTVTSVNCNTTNSGSVLIATAGGTAGYSYKWNNGNTTANLQNVPTGIYSVTVQDANACQAVRSFSIQQGGNLTNTISVVQQISCYGSSDGIAQVVTTGGTLPLTYLWSKGNSSSIASQLSVGILTVTVTDAAGCVATTSVNIIQPQILGISTSVINNTQCSNILGSINTTITGGTAPYNYNWNTGAKVSKLMNLQSGVYSVTVHDNNGCSASKTDSVKTISPVNWLSLPFSEGFSATKFVPTGWKYTAPVTNNKWKRVSGVGGFGTSSSCAVITHYSNKAIDKQRDELETPYINITGANNSLAITFDVAYAQRGTKKDSLLIYVSSDCSNIWQKVYAKGGSSLKTAPATNLSFKPTSSQWRKETINLAAYSGAANIKVRIVSVGNKGNNIYVDNIKLTYIPTTVPVASFTATTYNICASGSFKPTNTSIGVPTGYTWFMPGATPSTSTAKHPTIKFTAPGTYNVTLIAKNAIGNSTPFTHQVIVGNCKTTDEEELNNAEETEEVIVAEEASLTSNLEALVYPNPTTGELTIYATATAQKIQVVNVLGTVVAELIPQTQLSTIDLSQQTNGIYFVKVQQSNTVQLIRVVKQ is encoded by the coding sequence ATGAAAACAAAAATTATTATATCGACAGTAATATTCTGTTTAGTTTATATACTCTCAAACTCACAGTCATTGGGTTGGGCAAAACAAATTGGTAGCACAACAGGTAATGATGAAGGTAAGTCTATAACTGTGGATGCCTTTGGAAATATTTATACTAAGGGTTATTTTGACAATAAAGTTGATTTTGATCCGGGCGTAGGAGTGTATAATCTTACTTCTAATGGACCAAGAGATATATTTATTTCGAAACTAAATGCAGCAGGAAATTTTGTTTGGGCTAAACAGTTAACTATTAACAATTCCAATGATTTAAATCTACTATTAACCACGGATGCTACTGGTAGTGTATATACCACAGGAAATTTTTCGGGAACTGTTGACTTTGACCCGGGTTCGGGAGTGTTTAGTTTGAGTTCTGCCGGAGCCGGTAAGGATATTTTCATTCAAAAGTTGGATTCTAACGGAAATTTTGTTTGGGCTAAAAAAATTGGAGCAAATGGTGTAGATTTAGCTGCTTCCATATCTGTTGATGCATTAGGTAACGTATATACTACAGGCCAATATACCGATGTTGTTGATTTTGATCCAGGAGTAGGTGTTTTTAAACTCACAGCCCCAACCATAAACCCATATTTATTTATTTGTAAAATAAATGCAGTAGGAAATTTTGTTTGGGCTAAAAGTATTGAAACAGATGGGAATACTAATTACAGTTCTATTAAAGCGGATGCTTTGGGAAACGTATATACCGTAGGCGAATTTAAGAATGCGGTTGATTTAGACCCAGGTATAGGAACATACACAGTTAGTGCAGGAGTGGGTCCTCATACATTTGTTGTAAAATTAAATACTTCTGGAAATTTTGTTTGGGCTAAGCATTTTGAATCGAATTCGACTACAACAGCGTTTTCATCTAGGTATATAGAAATGGATACGCAAGGTGATTTATATGTTGCCGGAAATTTTGATGGCACTATTACCTTCGACCCTGGAATAAATATTCACACTCTATCTGATTTAAGCGCGTATAACCCGGGTTTTGTTTGTAAATTAAACTCTGCGGGTAATATAAAATGGGTAAAAAAAATAGATAACGTTACTATAGATAGAATAGTAATTGACCAGAATAATAACTTATACTTTTCCGATTTTTTTTATCTTAATAGAAGTGTTTTAAAAGTAAATGCTTTTGGAAATGTTTCCTGGAGATTATATTTTGGTTATGATCTTTATATAAATTCCATGGCTGTTAATAATGCAGGAGAACTATTTTTTACGGGACGTTTTAGTGATAAAATTGATGTTGATGCGGGAGCAGATACCATCTATCTTTCCAGCAATAGTTATGATGATGCTTTTATTTTAAAGTATAATACCTTAAACCCTTGCGCAAATGATGAATGCAGCAATGCGCAACAACTGATTCCTACAACTCCGCAATCTCTTACCCTAGCTAGTTTTAATCTAGCAACGCAGTCAATCGCTCCTGAAAATTGTACTGGATCAACTTCGTTGCAAGCGAATGATGTTTGGTTTAAGTTTGTAGCGGATTCTACGACAAATTCAATTGTAGTGAATCATGGACAGTACGATCAGCCAACTATTGGGGTGTATAATTCATGTGGAGGAAATTTATTGGCTTGTGTAGATACACCGTTTACGGATGATTACACCACACTTACATATAATAATTTTGTAATTGGCCTAACTTATTTTATTCGAGTGTATGCAAATAGCCTGCCACTACTAGATTATGATTTTTCTATTTGTGTTACCAATAAACCGATTAATCCCTCAAATGATGATTGCACAGGAGCATTACCTATCACAATAGCAGCAAACGACTCGGTATGTAATCCACTAAAAGTGAACACCGATTTTGCAACAAACTCAAATCAGTATTCTACCTGTTGGAATGCCACTAAAAATGATATGGATGATGATGTGTGGTATAAATTTACTGCAACATCCCAAAATATTGGAATGGCTGTTTCTAATTTAAGCGGTTACACTTATAGTAGTTGGAGTAAATATATTTCCTATGCCTTATACTCAGGCGCTCCTGATTCTTTAACTCAGGTGGATTGTGGTTCAAATTTGCCTTACGCCACTAAAGGGTTTAAAGACCTAGTTATAGGTCAAACCTATTATTTACAAGTCATGTTCGGAGAAACATATTATAGAGGGACGTTTGATCTTTGTTTGTTTCAACGTCCTGCAATAGATGAATGCTCAACCACCTCTGCAATGTTAATTCCTAATTCCACTTGTAATTTTGTGAGTGGTACATTAGAAAAAGCTACAAAGTCGCCAATGTATAATACTTCTAGTTGGAATACCTGCGATTACGGTAATTCTAGTTTTAATGAATTAAGAGATGTTTGGTACAAATTTGTAGCAAGCAATACATTTAATACCATTACCGTTAATCCTTCAATTGGTTTGGATGTTATTCTTGCCGTATTTGATTCGTGCGGTGGAGTTCCTTTCATATGTGAAAATAACAATCCCCAAGGAGGACTTGAAAATAATACACATGGAAATTATAGTGTCGGAAAAACATATTATATCCGAGTGCGCGAGTACACTTCAAATAGCACTACGTCCACTTTTAATATTTGCATCACACAACCAACTTCCGGATTCAGCGCAACTGCAACATCAACTCCAATAAAATGTAATGGAGCTTCGGATGGAGTTGTAAATGTAACTGCTGTAGGAGGCACGCAACCATACAACTATAGTTGGAATACAAATCCTGCACAACACACACAAGTAGCAACAGGTGTTCCAGCCGGCACGTATGTTTGCTTGATTACCGATGCAAACAATTCTACAGCACTTGCGGCAATAATACTTAAGCAACCATCTGCTCTACAAATTACATCAACTGTTACTTCTGTTAATTGCAATACAACAAATTCTGGCTCTGTACTTATAGCTACAGCTGGTGGTACAGCTGGTTATTCATATAAGTGGAATAATGGTAATACAACGGCTAATTTGCAAAATGTACCAACGGGTATTTACTCAGTAACAGTGCAAGATGCCAATGCATGCCAAGCAGTAAGAAGTTTTTCAATTCAGCAAGGTGGAAATTTAACTAATACAATTTCTGTAGTGCAACAAATTTCTTGTTACGGAAGTTCAGATGGTATAGCGCAAGTTGTTACTACAGGTGGAACGCTTCCACTAACTTATCTGTGGAGTAAAGGGAATAGTAGTTCAATAGCGTCTCAATTATCAGTAGGAATACTTACGGTAACTGTTACGGATGCAGCTGGCTGTGTTGCCACCACAAGTGTAAATATTATTCAACCTCAAATTTTAGGAATAAGTACTTCTGTAATTAACAACACACAATGTAGTAATATACTGGGCTCCATAAATACTACCATTACAGGTGGTACAGCACCCTACAATTACAATTGGAATACGGGAGCAAAAGTAAGTAAACTGATGAATTTGCAATCAGGTGTATATTCTGTTACAGTACATGATAATAATGGATGTAGTGCATCAAAAACGGATAGTGTAAAAACAATAAGTCCGGTAAATTGGTTATCGCTGCCATTTTCAGAAGGCTTTTCGGCAACTAAGTTTGTACCCACCGGTTGGAAATATACCGCACCAGTTACAAACAACAAATGGAAGCGTGTTAGCGGTGTAGGAGGTTTTGGCACAAGTTCCAGTTGTGCTGTAATAACACATTATAGCAACAAAGCGATAGATAAACAGCGCGATGAACTAGAAACGCCCTATATAAATATTACAGGAGCCAATAATTCTTTAGCCATAACATTTGATGTAGCCTACGCTCAGCGAGGCACCAAAAAAGATTCATTATTGATATATGTAAGTTCCGATTGTAGCAATATTTGGCAAAAAGTATATGCCAAAGGCGGAAGCTCATTAAAAACAGCACCAGCAACAAACTTGTCGTTCAAACCAACAAGCTCGCAATGGCGTAAAGAAACAATTAACCTTGCAGCATACAGCGGTGCAGCAAACATAAAGGTGAGAATAGTAAGTGTAGGCAATAAAGGAAACAATATCTATGTAGATAATATTAAACTTACTTACATACCAACAACAGTACCTGTTGCAAGTTTTACTGCAACTACGTATAATATTTGCGCAAGTGGTAGTTTTAAACCAACTAACACGAGCATAGGAGTACCAACAGGTTACACTTGGTTTATGCCTGGGGCAACACCAAGCACATCTACAGCAAAACATCCAACAATTAAATTCACTGCACCCGGAACCTACAACGTAACACTCATTGCTAAGAATGCTATTGGAAATAGCACTCCATTTACACATCAGGTTATTGTGGGTAATTGTAAAACAACCGATGAGGAGGAGTTAAATAATGCTGAGGAAACAGAAGAAGTAATAGTAGCTGAAGAAGCTTCATTGACAAGCAACCTAGAGGCATTGGTATATCCAAATCCTACCACCGGAGAACTAACAATATACGCTACAGCCACAGCCCAAAAAATACAAGTAGTAAATGTGTTAGGTACAGTAGTGGCAGAACTGATACCACAAACACAACTAAGCACTATTGACCTTAGCCAACAAACCAACGGAATATATTTTGTAAAAGTGCAGCAAAGTAATACTGTACAACTAATTAGAGTGGTTAAGCAGTAA
- a CDS encoding T9SS type A sorting domain-containing protein, with amino-acid sequence MKANSKRLAGMLALVVWGLSMQTQAQSSISFATPIANCNASCIATDVDTVKKNFYFIGMLEGSADFDPSSKKKTLTGNGNYEPMDGVELGTPIVASYKETATGVALNWAKTIKPIANGSYIYLSDVVFDYATSSICVTGSFYGKIKTDATVLTSLSDGVNVFFIKYSASGTVLKSAVLKSVSSSDYPALEVQETITDKNGNLYILGNYFGGDVYFNPSPYNSNSITFPTGENGEKDYFLAKYDKNFKLMWAKPIRTNENEIDIKMDVDKGGNNILLSGFYKVDTTKLSIDFNTKDAYQYYLKGKDGAYNSFFAKYFSSNGNLQFAKRIEGAPWGNAKFDNVGNIVFIGNVEKNKPVYLVPDNNLTTKVVATTDTAFIARYNGIGAFQWSALIMGNGRFTIDSKNNTIISSYNSVKKMYNIYKYTSMAVLKWKTTFKPTVQNAGYANIVSSAPVACFGNTLYFTGNFYGGYTLVASSTSKKLTTSGGWFVAKYKLSGTALSPEDQIEENNSNTYKMNATTSSMNVSIYPNPATDVLTLKTTLTGNAVITIYNYNGVAVKTVQATEQETKLNISELPAGIYFVEMVGNGNKEVNKIIKN; translated from the coding sequence ATGAAAGCAAATTCAAAACGCTTAGCAGGAATGCTAGCATTAGTAGTGTGGGGCTTGTCTATGCAAACCCAAGCGCAATCATCTATTTCATTTGCAACACCAATTGCAAATTGTAACGCATCTTGTATTGCTACAGATGTAGATACAGTAAAAAAGAACTTTTATTTTATTGGTATGCTCGAAGGTTCAGCAGATTTTGACCCTTCTTCAAAAAAGAAAACCCTTACAGGTAATGGCAATTACGAACCTATGGATGGTGTGGAGCTTGGAACACCTATTGTGGCTTCGTACAAAGAAACAGCGACAGGAGTCGCACTAAATTGGGCAAAAACAATTAAACCAATTGCAAATGGATCATACATTTATTTAAGCGATGTTGTGTTCGATTACGCTACTTCTTCAATTTGTGTTACAGGATCTTTTTACGGAAAAATTAAAACTGATGCTACAGTATTAACCTCACTAAGTGATGGTGTAAATGTTTTTTTTATTAAGTACTCTGCTTCAGGTACAGTGCTAAAATCGGCTGTGCTTAAATCTGTTTCTAGTTCCGATTACCCGGCATTAGAGGTACAGGAAACAATCACCGATAAAAACGGAAATCTATACATACTCGGAAATTATTTTGGAGGCGATGTGTATTTTAATCCAAGTCCTTATAATTCCAATAGTATAACATTTCCTACCGGGGAGAATGGAGAGAAAGATTATTTTCTAGCGAAGTACGATAAAAATTTTAAGCTTATGTGGGCGAAACCTATTCGCACAAATGAAAATGAAATAGATATAAAAATGGATGTAGACAAGGGAGGGAACAATATTTTGTTATCCGGATTTTATAAAGTAGATACTACAAAGCTAAGCATCGACTTTAATACAAAAGACGCATATCAATACTATTTAAAAGGTAAGGATGGCGCATACAATTCTTTTTTTGCTAAATATTTTTCTTCAAACGGGAACCTGCAATTTGCCAAGCGAATTGAAGGTGCGCCATGGGGTAATGCAAAATTTGATAATGTTGGCAATATTGTATTTATAGGAAATGTAGAAAAGAATAAACCGGTTTATTTAGTGCCGGATAATAACCTAACAACAAAAGTAGTGGCAACAACCGACACGGCCTTTATAGCTAGATACAACGGGATAGGGGCGTTCCAATGGTCGGCACTAATAATGGGTAACGGAAGATTTACTATTGACTCAAAGAACAACACAATTATTTCTAGCTATAATTCTGTAAAAAAAATGTACAACATATATAAATACACGAGTATGGCAGTGTTGAAATGGAAAACTACATTTAAACCTACTGTTCAAAATGCCGGCTATGCAAATATAGTTTCAAGCGCACCGGTAGCTTGTTTTGGAAACACATTATATTTTACCGGTAATTTTTACGGAGGTTATACATTGGTTGCTTCATCAACCAGTAAAAAATTGACAACATCCGGAGGTTGGTTTGTAGCAAAGTATAAATTAAGTGGAACTGCTTTATCACCGGAAGATCAAATAGAAGAGAATAATAGCAATACATATAAAATGAATGCAACCACTTCTTCTATGAATGTATCCATTTATCCAAATCCTGCAACAGATGTACTTACTCTAAAAACTACACTAACTGGAAACGCAGTAATAACAATTTATAACTACAACGGAGTTGCAGTAAAAACAGTACAAGCCACCGAACAAGAAACAAAACTAAACATCTCTGAATTGCCAGCGGGAATTTACTTTGTAGAGATGGTTGGGAATGGAAATAAGGAAGTGAATAAAATAATTAAAAATTAG
- a CDS encoding T9SS type A sorting domain-containing protein, with translation MKTNKIIFKLKGTLLFFLISAFSFSQHWEEMGESIAPLFVYTDNINNSIYGAFSSNKNGIYVAKWNGASWSELGTGNNKLNANDMIYSIVTDAAGNVYIAGAFTNGNGDCYVAKWNGTSWSEVGTGANSLKADNSIYQIIIDGAGNIYAAGAFQNANNYYYVAKWNGSSWSELGTSFTTSLKAGGVINTIALDSQGNVYAAGAFSNSSSNYYVAKWNGTSWSAVGTMQYMSYPGIFILKLDAANNIYAGGGSTQIQKWNGSSWSYMLDIAPSSTGTNVYAIEIDAQNNLYAAGNFENSNYNYYVAKWNGSSWSELGTGANALNADGAFINLCIDNQGNIYASGSYRNKDNRKQITKWNGTNWSELATTSNALDSESGGYYYPTSIHDICKDNSGNIYVAGGMLNRQGNNMICKWDGNKWEEVGGAGASTFNVDIYAIAIDATGNIYVAGAFYNSAGMRYVAKWNGISWNELGTSTSKLNSNYHIYDLMTDASGNVYAAGDFRNSSGNRYVAKWDGTSWSELGIGSNALNANDWILKMVSDSQGNIYVAGDFENSSGYKYVAKWNGTSWSELGMGANSLNANGTIEALTLDNQGNIYAAGNFKNTIGTQYVAKWNGSSWSELGSGNNSLYAQGKIRSIVSNSQNRIYAAIESTTTVNRYVSEWNGSQWDTLGLRFTFNEMDYSGNVTDLLIDANSNLIGAGTIKNLINNRAVIYWNANPLTGIATKEVKPSYSFFSIYPNPANAEIFIQLEKLKEAVITIYNYNGVAVKTVQANEQETKLNISELPAGMYFVEVVGSNTKEIKKLIKQ, from the coding sequence ATGAAAACAAATAAAATTATTTTTAAACTTAAAGGTACTCTACTTTTTTTTCTAATATCAGCATTTTCCTTTTCACAACATTGGGAAGAAATGGGAGAATCAATTGCCCCCCTCTTTGTGTATACAGACAATATTAATAATAGCATATATGGAGCGTTTAGTTCGAACAAAAATGGAATTTATGTTGCAAAGTGGAATGGCGCCTCTTGGTCTGAGCTTGGAACTGGTAACAACAAATTGAATGCGAATGATATGATATATAGTATAGTTACTGATGCAGCCGGAAATGTTTATATAGCAGGGGCATTTACAAATGGTAATGGAGACTGCTATGTGGCAAAATGGAATGGCACCTCTTGGTCTGAAGTGGGAACAGGAGCGAATTCTTTGAAAGCAGATAATTCGATCTACCAAATTATTATTGATGGAGCGGGAAATATTTATGCTGCTGGTGCATTCCAAAATGCCAACAACTACTATTATGTAGCAAAATGGAACGGCTCTTCATGGTCTGAATTGGGGACCTCCTTTACTACATCTCTAAAGGCTGGAGGTGTAATAAATACAATAGCTCTGGACTCCCAAGGGAATGTATATGCTGCAGGAGCATTTAGTAACAGTAGCTCTAATTATTACGTAGCAAAATGGAATGGTACTTCTTGGAGTGCAGTTGGAACTATGCAATACATGTCTTATCCGGGCATTTTCATTCTTAAGCTTGATGCAGCCAATAATATTTATGCGGGTGGTGGAAGCACCCAAATACAAAAATGGAATGGATCAAGTTGGTCATATATGTTAGATATTGCCCCATCCTCAACTGGAACAAACGTTTACGCTATAGAGATTGACGCCCAAAATAATTTATATGCTGCGGGAAATTTCGAAAACAGTAACTATAACTATTATGTAGCTAAATGGAACGGATCTTCATGGTCTGAATTGGGCACAGGCGCCAATGCACTAAATGCGGATGGTGCATTTATAAATCTATGCATAGATAATCAAGGGAATATATACGCTTCAGGGAGTTATAGAAATAAGGACAACAGAAAACAAATTACAAAATGGAACGGCACAAATTGGAGTGAACTAGCTACTACCTCCAATGCTTTGGATTCCGAATCAGGAGGGTATTACTATCCTACAAGCATTCATGATATTTGTAAAGATAATAGTGGGAATATATATGTTGCAGGCGGTATGCTAAATAGGCAAGGCAATAACATGATTTGCAAATGGGATGGAAATAAATGGGAAGAAGTTGGTGGTGCCGGAGCAAGTACTTTTAATGTTGATATTTATGCTATTGCAATAGATGCTACAGGTAATATTTACGTAGCTGGAGCATTTTACAATTCCGCTGGTATGCGCTATGTTGCTAAATGGAACGGTATAAGTTGGAACGAATTAGGAACAAGCACAAGTAAACTAAATTCGAATTATCATATTTACGATCTTATGACAGATGCATCTGGGAATGTATATGCTGCAGGAGACTTTAGAAATTCTAGCGGGAATAGGTATGTTGCCAAATGGGACGGAACTTCTTGGAGTGAATTAGGAATCGGAAGTAATGCGTTAAATGCAAACGACTGGATATTAAAAATGGTATCCGATAGCCAAGGAAATATTTACGTTGCAGGAGATTTTGAAAATTCAAGCGGATACAAATATGTAGCCAAATGGAATGGAACCTCGTGGAGTGAGTTGGGTATGGGAGCAAATAGCTTAAATGCTAATGGGACTATCGAGGCACTGACTTTAGACAATCAAGGAAACATCTATGCTGCAGGAAATTTTAAGAATACAATTGGAACGCAGTATGTAGCCAAATGGAATGGATCTTCTTGGAGTGAATTAGGAAGTGGGAATAACTCGCTATATGCTCAAGGAAAAATTAGGAGCATAGTAAGTAATTCTCAAAATCGTATATATGCTGCTATCGAATCTACAACTACTGTTAATCGTTATGTTTCTGAATGGAATGGATCTCAGTGGGACACTCTAGGACTACGCTTTACATTTAACGAAATGGATTATAGTGGTAACGTTACCGATTTACTTATTGATGCAAACAGTAATTTAATTGGAGCTGGAACTATTAAGAATTTAATAAACAATAGAGCTGTGATTTATTGGAACGCAAATCCTTTAACAGGAATTGCTACTAAAGAGGTAAAGCCTAGTTATTCTTTTTTCAGTATTTATCCTAACCCTGCAAATGCAGAAATTTTCATTCAATTAGAGAAACTAAAAGAAGCAGTTATAACAATTTATAACTACAACGGAGTTGCAGTAAAAACAGTACAAGCGAATGAACAAGAAACAAAACTAAACATCTCTGAACTGCCTGCAGGAATGTACTTTGTAGAGGTGGTGGGAAGTAATACGAAAGAAATTAAAAAATTGATTAAACAATAG
- a CDS encoding pinensin family lanthipeptide, with protein MKSKMKLKDLEVKSFTTSLTKTEEKTIMGALATQCCGATDTSCKTVEPAPLATQCCRASDTSCMTV; from the coding sequence ATGAAATCAAAAATGAAATTGAAAGATTTAGAAGTTAAAAGCTTTACTACATCTTTGACTAAGACAGAGGAAAAAACAATTATGGGAGCTTTGGCAACTCAATGTTGTGGAGCAACTGATACAAGTTGTAAAACCGTAGAGCCGGCTCCTCTTGCAACACAGTGCTGTAGAGCTAGTGATACAAGCTGTATGACTGTATAA